The Pseudomonadota bacterium sequence ACCCGAGGTCTTGCCGCCGCTGTTGTCGATCTTGCGCACCCAAGTGTTGGTGCGTACCTCGCCGCCATGGGACTCGATGCAGCGCACGAGGGAGTCGCTCAGCGCCTGCGTGCCGCCGCGCACGGAGGTCTCCTCTTGCGTGTGTGCGACTGCCGTGAGGAAGTACAGGTACACGCCGGTGCCGCGCTCGTCCGGGTCGACCATGCCCTCGGCCACCCATTTGATGAAATGCAGGCGCACCTTCTCATGCTCGAACATGCGGCTGATCAGATCTGTAGCGCTGACCAGCATGGCACCGAGCAGCTCCTGGCCGATCGGGCTCTGGTCCAGCATCGCCATGAACGGGCCGAAGGGGAGGGGCGGCTTGAACATGCCGGCAGTGAACAACGGTCCCATCTGCATGACTTTCAGCGCGAACTGGCGATAGGTCTCCGCATCCTTCGGCGAGAACTTGGCGATGGTCTCGCAGGTCTTGTCCAAGTCGACGAAGGTGCCCATCCAGGTCTCGTCGGCGTAGAGGGAAACGTACGTACCCTCGGGGGAATCGAACTGGAGGCCGAATTTCGACTGTAGGTCGAGTTCGTCGTTCACGATCATCGGATTGGCCATGATGAGAATCATGCCCGTGGCGTGCGTATCGTGTTTGAAGCCCGGTGCGGTGACCTCGCGAGAGACTACACCCCCGCCTACGATGTCGTTCTTCTCCAGAACGCACACGCTCATGCCCGACTTCGCCAGATAAGCCGCCGCGGTGAGCGAGTTGTGTCCGGCGCCGACGACGACGGCGTCATACGAGTGCGGCACGATGATCCTCCAAGGTGCTCGAGTAGTGGGGCGTGTGCCGCTACTCCATAATGCGAGCGCTGTGCGCCGCATCCACAGTCAGGGTAGTCCCGGAGACGTAACGCGAGGCATCGCTGGCTAGAAACAGCAGGGGGCCATCGAGTTCTTCCAGGGTGCCAAACCTGCCGATCGGCAGGCGTTCTTGCGCCGCTTGGCCCTCGGGTGTCTCCAGCCACCAACGCGTTAGGTCCGTTTCGATGTAGCCCGGCGCCAAGCAGTTCACCCGGATTCCGTCTTTGATGAGATCCAGGGCAATGGACCGGGTCATGTGAATGACGGCGGCCTTCGAGGCGCAATAGTTAGCGGAGCCGGGTCGGGCGATAGCACCGAGGATGGACGCGATGTTGATGATCGATCCAGGCTTGCCCGCGCGAAGTAGGCGCTGCGCGCAAATTTGCGCAGCGCGGAATAGGCCGTTGACGTTGATATCAAGAACCGAGGTGAACTGCTCGTCGGTCATCTCCGTGACCGGTGCCATGGCCTGAATGCCGGCGGAATTCACCAGAATGTCGACCACACCGATCTGTTCCTCGATGCGGTCGAACGCTATCTCTACGGCCGCCCGGTCCGCAAGGTCGACGCTCAGCGCAAGCGCGCGACCACCGCTCCCTTCGATGCCTTGTGCGACCTCCTGCAGGGGGTCGATTCGACGCCCGATGACCGCCACCTTGGCGCCGTTTTGGGCCAGGACCGCGGCGAAACGAGCGCCCAGGCCGGTGCCACCGCCAGTGACGAGCGCCACCCGTTCTGCTACAGAAAACGCGCTCGAGCTCATGGGAATCCACTCCATCTTACGGTTGACCCTGGGCTCACGCCGTAATGGAGCGGTCGCCAGTCTTCACCATAGAGTCTTGCCTCCCCCCCAGCGGTGGGCAACTGTGGTTTGTGATAGTGGCTCGTGAATGTGCTTCGCCTCTCCAGCTGGGCCGTTGCGAACGGGGCTTCTGTCGGGCTGTAGTAAGACTGGTCGGCCGGATCGCCACGCCTATCGTCGCCTATACCGCCATCACTACCCATTGGGTTGATCTCGCGGTTCCTGGCAGCAAGATCGCAAGGACATAGCCCAACTGGAATCCCCCCCTTGGTCAAAGCTTGGGCCGCTCTGGCGTTTCCTTACGTTTCTTCACCCTTGTTGCCACTCCCTCCCGGTTCTAAGCCGTGCGTTAACTTGCAGTTGCTAGCCTGTTGACCATCGAAATCGCCATGGCCGGATAAGGCGTTGCGCCTAACGGCTTTGTGCTTCTGGTATGCGGGGAGACGGTGCGGTCCCAAGCGTCGTCGTGGACCCCACCTCACCGTAGCTCACTCACCTGCCGCACTAAGAAACCAAAGGAGTTCACTATGTTTGCAAAGCAGTCCCTTCCCCTCGCGATGAGTCTACTCATGTTTTCGCCTTTCGCCGCCCACGCGCAGGGCACGCTCGCCTCGACGATGGAAGTGTACGTCTTCCCCAAGTCGGGGCAGCCCGCGCAGGCGCAGAGCAAGGCCGAGGCCGAGTGCTACCAGTGGGCATCCACCAACACTGGCACGGATCCCTTCGAACTTGCCAAGGATTTGCAGCAGGCGGAGGCTGACGCGCGCCAGGCACAGGCCGCGGCACAGCAGGAGGCTAAGGGCTCGGCAGTGAAGGGGGCTGCTCGAGGCGCCGCGGCGGGGGCCATCGTAGGCGAGATCGCCGATGATCGTGCGGGGAAGGGCGCCGCCGCAGGTGCAGCCGTGGGCGGCGTTCGGGGACGGCTTAAGTCCCGTCGTAACCAGCGTTCGACGGCCAAGGACACCGAGCAGGAGTTGCAGGCGACTAAGGTGGCTTCCGCTGCGGAGCTCGAGAAGTTCAAGAAGGCATTCAGCGTTTGTTTGGAGGCCAAGGACTACTTGGTCAAGTACTGAGAATGGACTCAGATCACCGGTCCGCGAGCGCTGGCCGGCCTTCCCGATGACACAGGAGAGATCGACGTGAAGCGATTGGCATGGGCGAGCGGGTTACTTTGCTTGTTGGCGACCGGCTCACTCTTGGCGCAGGAACCCGATGTCGCCAGGATTCGCGCGTCCATGGTCGAGAACCAGCAAGCGCTGCGACAGTACGTCTGGCATTCGCGGGCAAGGGTGGAGGTGGACGGCGAACAGCAGAAGGTGGATCTATACCAGATGCGCTACAACTTCGCCGGAGAACTGGAGAGCACCCGCCTCGGCGGCGAGGCGCCGGAGCAGAAGAAGGTGCGTGGGCCCGTGCGTAAGCGGCTTGCGAAGAACAAGAAGAAGGGAGCTGCGCAATTCACACAGGCGGTCAAGGATCAGCTGCAGGTCTACCTATCGATTGACAAACTCACCGAGGTGTTGGAGGGCGCCTTCCTGCGGCCAGGAGAGGACACGATCATGCTTCGCTCTCAAGACATGGTGATCGAGGGTGACATGGTGGAGTTCGAGCTGGTTCGAGCGACGCGCCAACCCATGACTATGCGCATTGAGTCTACCGTGGACGATGAGCCAGTGGAGATGACCATCACCTTCCAGCGGCTTCCAGAGGGACCGAACTACCCGGCGCGCCAGGTGGTAGAGACGCAATTGGGCAAGAGAGCGCTGGTGATCACGACGGAGAACTACAACTACATGAAGCAGCCACGTTAGCTCACGGGTCTCTCGCGCAGCCGCAAGGCCCAGCCTTGGCAAGGCGCCCTTGGGCCTGCCGCTACTTGGTCAGAGCGAATCAATCCGCGCGCGATGCCTACGGTGAGCTAAGCACTTGCTAGCGAGTCTCCTGCTAGAGGTAGAGGGTCTTAACGCACCCTGGCGATCGCAGGCTGCGATGCCATGATCTCGACCCTGCGATTATGTCGCGCAGCGGTCATCAGAAGGGACTGCTCTCCTATACTTCGTCGCCGCTATCCACCTTTCCAGGGAGCAGCCGATGACCAAACCACCTCGTACTCACCCTAGCCAAATGAGCAATCTCTTGAGCGCTGCAGTCGCTTTGGCAGTGGGGGCGGCGCAGGCACAAGATCCATTCCCAGCGGAGCTAGAGGTCACCGAGTTGCTGCCCGAAAACGGCGGGGACGGATCGCGAGGAGTTGTCTTCGTCAGCGACAACGAGGGCGCCCGCCTAGGGTGGTCAGTGGGCGGGGGTGCTGACGTCAACGGCGATGGTGTAGACGACATTATTCTCGGGGCCCCCTGGTACTACACAGAGGAACGCTTCGGCGGTCAAGCCTACCTGATCCTAGGAAGTACCACCGGCTTTGATCCGGTGTTCCCGATTGAGCGACTCCGTGCCCGAAATGGAGCAGACGGTAGTGAGGGCACCGTGCTGGAGACGCGCTTTGGCAATCAAACCCTGGGGGAGAGCGTCGACCTGGCAGACTTTAACGGCGATGGTTTTGGCGACCTAATCGTTAGTGCCCCGGGGTCCGATGTGGTGCCCTTCGAGCGAGAGGGGAGAACCTTCATTGTCTACGGTGGACCGAACCTGCCCGCCGAGATATTCGTGCTCGATCTGCTGGCTGACGCTGGCGCCGATGGCTCTCTTGCCCTCGTGCTGAACGGCATCGGGAACTTCGATAGAACCGGTGAGGACGTAGCCCAACTCGGCGATGTCAACGGCGATGGAATGGACGATCTGGGCATTCAAGCGCGTGGTGTCTTTGTGGTTTTCGGAGGCCCTCGCACCGGGCCGGAGTTCGATCTTGTGGAACTGCGGGTAGGAGACGGAAGCGCGGGATACGAAATTCAGCCACCGGAGGGCGCCCGCTTATCCAACGTATCGAGCGGAGGGGATATCAATGGTGATGGGCTAAACGAAATCCTCACAGGCTCCGGGACCATAGACATCGACGGCGTGGCCGATCGCGGCTACGGGTTCAGCGTGTTCGGTGCTCCGACTGGAGCCCTTCCGGCCGAGCTACCCGTGAGCGATCTGCTGGAGCGCAACGGCGGCGATGGCTCCCTAGGCTTCGCCGTGCCCGGCTTTGATCAGTCTGATTTTACAGGTGGGGCAGTGGGCCACGCAGACCTGAACGCTGACGGCTACGACGATGTGGCCATCGGTAGCTTCTTCGCGGACTTTCAATCACCGGGGTCAGCCGGCGCCGTCTATCTGATCTACGGCGGCGCGGGACCCTATCCCGCGGAGATCGATCCCAGCCAACTGTTCGCGGACAACGGCGGGGACGGCAGCACTGGTACCGTCTTCAAGGGGTTCGAGTCTCGCGGCGAAGTTGGATACTCGGTGAGCTCTGCTGGCGATCTCAACGGCGACAACATCGAAGATCTCATCATCGGCGCTACGGGTGCCGACAGCGACTCGGAGCGCGACGTGGGCGAGGCCTACGTGATCTTCGGACGACGGGATGGCTTTGCGGCAGAGTTCGAGCTCTCATCGTTGTTCGCAATAAACGGAGGTGATGGCGGTGATGGGTTCGTGATCCGCGGCATCGGCCAGGATGGCTTACTGGGCTATGACGTTAGCGCCGTAGGGGATGTGAACGGCGACGGGATCGACGACGTAGTGGTGGGTGCGATGGACCGCGATACCAGCGTCGGAGAGTCGGCAGGAGAGGGCTACTTGATATTCGGTCGGCGGACTAAAGTACTGCGCTCCACTATCGATGGAACTGATGGCCGCTCAGGCCTATGCGTGAATTCGGACACGGCTGAGAGTGTGACGGCGCTGTTTCCTGGCGCTTCTCCTTCCGAGACCCTCGATTGCTTGCCGCTTGGGCTTGTGGTCGGCGCTGGAGACGGCATCCGATTGCAGCTGGGCGGTTCTTTCGTAGATGGCTTAAGTGGTCAGACGAGTGGCTTGGAGGTGCCTGCGCAAGTCAGCTGCACAAACCGAGATACCGGCGAGCAGCTGGAGATGAGCACGGACCTCGATGGTCACTGGGACTGTTCGCTCGCTGGCCTGACTGCGGCCGCTGGCGACAGTGTTTCCGTACGGATCCAAGGGACCGCTCCGGGAGGTGAACCTGCCGAATCTGGGAACACCCTCACCCTTGCGGGTATGGACACGCGGATCGGTGTGTGCCGAAACGTCAGCTCGGATACGCTCGCCAGTGGAACGCTCCCGGAACCTGGAGTTCGCGAGACAGTCGATTGCGACATCCTTGGACTGGAGGTCGCGCCTGGCGACACGCTGTTGATACAGGGTAGGGGTGTCTATTTGGGGGCGGCGTTGATCGGCGAGTTTACTGGCCTTGATGCACCGCTCTTTGCCCGCTGCAGCAACGATAGCACTGGCCAGACAGTGACGATTCCCCTTCCGGCCCGTGATGGCTCTTTCGATTGCTTGGCGGCGGGGCTGACGCCCATGGCAGGAGATCAGTTGACCGTCCTCGTTCGAGGTGCCGTTGCTACTAACCGCTGAGTGCGCAAGTTGCTCGCTTGCCGTCCCGCGATAGGTTCTCGATGGCCCTCACCGACTGTCACTGGTGTCACCTGACCATCCAAGGTGTCTACCTTGCTGGCAGGTGATTACAAGAACCAGCGCTAGCTAATAGTAAAGTTCACTCATCAGGTAGCTCTGGTGTCCCTCGTTAGGGCTTGCTTAGGCAACGCCCTAGCGAACCGACTCCGGCTAGGGCGTCGGCGTGTCATGGGGATCAAGGGGCGCGGTACCTTGGAAGGAGCTTTGGGTTTCTGTGCAGTTGAGCTATCATCGCGGCCAGGTTTACTTATGTCGAAAGAGAGAGGCTGAATGAAATACTTCGTTAAGGCTTCGATTATCATGGCACTGGTCATTGCTGCTACAACTCCCGCCCAGGCCACGAATCGGTGGTTCTACGGGCCGGTTACTCAGGTAATTACGCTCCACGATGATGGCAGTTTCTTTGTCTACATAGACAACGTTGACATCAAGAGTTCGTGCGACTACGACCGCGTTAGCTTCGAGGTGTCTGACATGGGGGCTGAGCGCACGAAGGCTGCGCTGTCGATGGCATTGAGTGCATTTGCCGCGGACCGGCAATTCGGTGTCGTGATTGACTTTCCGCCTAGCGGAACCGCTTGTAAAGCGTCATCCACTGCGACCCAGGGAGCGGGTATCAAGAACTAGTCCCTGGCGAAAATTTTAGGCTATATGAACGGGTCAAAGTGCAGCATGTGTCGACGAACCGAGTCGTCCAGGCGCGGCGCAAGCGAGTGTGGCTCCGAAGCGCAGTGAAGCGAT is a genomic window containing:
- a CDS encoding SDR family oxidoreductase yields the protein MSSSAFSVAERVALVTGGGTGLGARFAAVLAQNGAKVAVIGRRIDPLQEVAQGIEGSGGRALALSVDLADRAAVEIAFDRIEEQIGVVDILVNSAGIQAMAPVTEMTDEQFTSVLDINVNGLFRAAQICAQRLLRAGKPGSIINIASILGAIARPGSANYCASKAAVIHMTRSIALDLIKDGIRVNCLAPGYIETDLTRWWLETPEGQAAQERLPIGRFGTLEELDGPLLFLASDASRYVSGTTLTVDAAHSARIME
- a CDS encoding glycine zipper domain-containing protein; this encodes MFAKQSLPLAMSLLMFSPFAAHAQGTLASTMEVYVFPKSGQPAQAQSKAEAECYQWASTNTGTDPFELAKDLQQAEADARQAQAAAQQEAKGSAVKGAARGAAAGAIVGEIADDRAGKGAAAGAAVGGVRGRLKSRRNQRSTAKDTEQELQATKVASAAELEKFKKAFSVCLEAKDYLVKY
- a CDS encoding NAD(P)/FAD-dependent oxidoreductase; the encoded protein is MPHSYDAVVVGAGHNSLTAAAYLAKSGMSVCVLEKNDIVGGGVVSREVTAPGFKHDTHATGMILIMANPMIVNDELDLQSKFGLQFDSPEGTYVSLYADETWMGTFVDLDKTCETIAKFSPKDAETYRQFALKVMQMGPLFTAGMFKPPLPFGPFMAMLDQSPIGQELLGAMLVSATDLISRMFEHEKVRLHFIKWVAEGMVDPDERGTGVYLYFLTAVAHTQEETSVRGGTQALSDSLVRCIESHGGEVRTNTWVRKIDNSGGKTSGVELDGGEMIKADKCVIACIHPWLLGDYIEGLDAQLVADAKNCELSSFGALNTHWALHEAPSYKCPEINKSLLVECVPSTLDELRQGLKDCKSGKLASNFNAVIAHHTNHDPHRAPPGKHTLYLYNFAPLELKHTGPIGNRPIDGWNAEVRDLYKEWMMKQYAQYCTNMTADNIIASAAESPADMAKWSPSFQKGDIFGIGNWVHQYLGRRPTPALAQYAVPGAEGLYLAGPFMHPGGAVTGGGRATAMKVLDDLGADIAETMAI